The proteins below come from a single Larimichthys crocea isolate SSNF chromosome XIV, L_crocea_2.0, whole genome shotgun sequence genomic window:
- the lrch4 gene encoding leucine-rich repeat and calponin homology domain-containing protein 4 → MAAGDGAQLPATVAASRSVEKALEEAAASGALNLSNRKLKEFPRSARNYDLSDITHADLSKNRLCELPEELCQFISLETLSLYHNGMRSLSSSLGNLQALTYLNLSRNLLSSLPPSVFQLPLLRVLIVSNNKLCSLPASIFSLTHLRQLDVSCNELQCLPAELGQLECLRDLNLRRNQLTTLPEEISELPLVRLDVSCNRISHVPLCYRHLRHLQSIQLDNNPLQMPPAQICSKGKYHIFKYLNMEACKRSQEELERHLRPTGFNSCLSDQELFTGQFGGLDSGFNSVDSGSKRWSGNESADDFSERSLRMAEVSRDQRNLEEEEEGEGDGSPLEVKKVNGEAEHVDFIDSSVTEEEEEEIKTDPPTPPFTAPPLEQKENSSPPQSQDSAVHRSSLHVEVCPPSSSSSSPLSPSSPSLEERKRPGTLFIWQERERLQQQQREKANFLKSSTKTGSHVAATPQTGSSSAGGSPENSNSHSGLRQRCASAEQMSSVSPSTHLHRSSSRTDVPSSPKTSPPPGQAQKPNSFLFRTSSRSNVKPTGTIFTLGESGRSESRTMLRSPKEERPDITQLRKTLESRLKITLPEDLGEALSNGTVLCQLVNHIRPRSVSIIHIPSPAVPKLSSAKCRLNVENFIVACRKLGVPETDVCVCSDVLLCKLPAVLRCVAALLAVEVGEPAEEQSPCHSSPSSSSSSSSSSLLSTDFLLFYCAAMALLYVLYCYLLT, encoded by the exons ATCTGTCTAAGAACCGCCTGTGTGAGCTGCCGGAGGAGCTCTGTCAGTTCATCTCTCTGGAGACGCTGAGCCTTTACCACAATGGGATGCGTTCACTGTCCTCCAGCCTGGGCAACCTCCAGGCCCTCACCTACCTCAACCTCAG TCGTAATCTCCTGTCCAGTTTACCCCCGTCGGTGTTTCAGCTTCCCCTCCTGCGAGTGCTCATCGTCAGCAACAACAAGCTGTGCTCGCTGCCCGCCTCCATATTCTCCCTCACACACCTCAGACAGCTG gATGTAAGCTGTAATGAGCTGCAGTGTTTGCCAGCGGAGCTCGGCCAACTCGAGTGTCTGAGGGATTTAAACCTGAGGAGGAACCAGCTCACCACTTTGCCTGAAG AAATATCCGAGCTCCCCCTCGTCCGCCTCGATGTCTCCTGCAACCGCATCTCCCACGTGCCCTTGTGTTACCGCCACCTCCGGCATCTGCAGAGCATCCAGCTGGACAACAACCCGCTGCAGATGCCTCCCGCACAGATCTGCTCCAAGGGCAAATACCACATCTTCAAGTACCTCAACATGGAGGCCTGCAAGAGGagccaggaggagctggagagacaCCTGAGGCCCACCGGCTTCAACAGCTG TCTGTCGGACCAGGAGCTGTTCACAGGTCAGTTTGGAGGGCTGGATTCTGGCTTCAACAGCGTGGACAGCGGCAGCAAACGGTGGTCTGGGAATGAG tcaGCAGATGACTTCTCCGAGCGTTCCCTCCGCATGGCTGAGGTCAGCAGAGACCAGAGGAActtggaggaggaagaagagggagagggggatgGATCTCCTCTGGAAGTTAAAAAAG TGAACGGAGAGGCCGAGCACGTGGACTTCATAGACAGCAGTGtgacggaggaagaggaggaggagatcaagACGGACCCGCCCACACCTCCTTTCACAGCACCTCCTCTG GAGCAGAAGGAGAACTCGTCACCGCCCCAAAGCCAGGACTCAGCAGTACACAG GTCCAGCCTCCACGTGGAGGTGTGCCCCCCATCGTCgagctcctcctctcccctgtcCCCCTCCAGCCCCAgcctggaggagaggaagaggccGGGCACGTTGTTCATCTGGCAGGAGAGAGAgcgtctgcagcagcagcagagagaaaaggccAA TTTCCTGAAGTCATCCactaaaacaggaagtcatgtGGCTGCcacaccacagacaggaagtagtTCAGC TGGTGGATCTCCAGAGAACAGCAACTCCCACTCAGGCCTCCGGCAGCGATGTGCA AGTGCCGAGCAGATGAGCTCAGTGTCTCCTTCAACACATCTACACCGCTCCAGCAGCAGAACAG atGTCCCGTCCTCCCCGAAGACGTCCCCTCCACCTGGCCAGGCCCAGAAACCCAACAGTTTCCTGTTCCGAACCTCCTCCCGCAGCAACGTCAAACCCACAG gaaCCATCTTCACTCTGGGTGAGTCTGGCAGGAGTGAGTCTCGCACAATGCTGCGCTCTCCTAAAGAGGAGAGACCGGACATCACACAACTACGCAAg ACTCTGGAGTCTCGGCTGAAGATCACTCTGCCGGAGGATCTCGGCGAGGCCTTATCCAACGGTACCGTCCTCTGCCAGCTGGTCAATCACATCCGGCCGCGCTCcgtgtcaatcatccacattCCCTCCCCGGCGGTG CCAAAGCTGAGCTCAGCAAAGTGCCGACTTAACGTGGAAAACTTCATAGTTGCTTGTCGTAAGCTGGGAGTCCCTGAG acggatgtgtgtgtgtgctctgatgTGCTTCTGTGTAAGCTGCCCGCTGTGCTGCGCTGTGTGGCGGCCCTGCTGGCCGTGGAGGTGGGGGAGCCGGCGGAGGAGCAGTCCCCTTGCCACTCCTCACCTTCGTcgtcatcgtcctcctcctcttcctcgctgcTGTCCACAGACTTCCTGCTCTTCTACTGCGCCGCCATGGCCCTGCTCTACGTCCTCTACTGCTACCTGCTCACCTag